A genome region from Flavobacteriales bacterium includes the following:
- the ggt gene encoding gamma-glutamyltransferase, with protein sequence MKNSGILIFLFLISFLANAQDRPVGKSFITRSEVVANHAMAATSQPLATQIALDILKKGGNAIDAAIAANAALCVMEPTGAGIGGDLFAIVWDAKSKTLHGLDASGSTPANLTVDYLKENKINNIAEEGALSITVPGCVDGWFELHSKFGKLSMGKILNPAISYGKHGFPLSEIIAHELXSEVKRLHSYLDIKELYSSENGQWSKGDILKNPNLSKIFSLLAKEGKDTFYKGIVAQAMATHVQENNGFLSVEDLENHQSEWLEPVSTSYRGYEVWALPNRGYGISMLQTLNLLEDYEIKHMGYGSASYLHLLVEAKKIAGNDGAKLHGNTKIKGSEVDKLISKKYASKNRLLMDEKKVSTPLGINHKIEGGNSIYLTVADKEGNIVSLFQSNYKGLGSGIAPKGMGFVLQNRAASFSLTEGHTGKYEASVKPFNTLSPSFITKEGEPYLSFGIDGGYMQFLGQVQFVINLIDFNMGLQEAGDAPRIMHIGSETIINNELSDESSLFVESGFESETIRELLNMGHKVEIRNGDFGGFQAILVKDRVYYGASESRKDGQAAGY encoded by the coding sequence ATGAAAAACTCTGGTATCCTTATTTTTCTGTTTCTGATTTCGTTTCTCGCCAATGCTCAAGACAGGCCAGTTGGAAAATCATTTATTACAAGGTCTGAAGTTGTAGCGAATCATGCGATGGCTGCAACAAGTCAGCCTTTGGCGACTCAAATTGCTTTAGATATTCTTAAAAAAGGAGGTAACGCCATTGATGCAGCAATAGCAGCTAATGCTGCTTTGTGTGTAATGGAGCCCACTGGTGCTGGTATTGGAGGAGATTTATTTGCTATAGTTTGGGATGCTAAATCAAAAACATTACATGGTTTAGATGCAAGCGGAAGCACTCCGGCAAACCTTACGGTAGATTATCTCAAGGAGAATAAAATAAATAATATAGCAGAGGAAGGAGCTTTATCTATTACTGTTCCGGGCTGCGTGGATGGTTGGTTTGAGCTTCATTCTAAATTTGGGAAACTATCGATGGGTAAAATTCTGAATCCTGCTATCTCCTACGGAAAGCATGGGTTCCCATTGTCTGAGATTATTGCCCACGAATTGAANTCGGAGGTTAAGAGGCTTCATTCCTACCTAGATATAAAAGAGCTTTATTCTTCTGAAAATGGACAATGGTCTAAAGGTGATATTCTTAAGAACCCTAATCTGTCGAAAATATTTTCTCTCCTTGCTAAGGAGGGCAAAGACACATTTTATAAAGGAATAGTTGCGCAAGCTATGGCTACACATGTGCAGGAAAACAATGGATTTTTATCTGTAGAAGATTTAGAAAACCATCAATCGGAATGGTTAGAGCCAGTTTCTACTAGCTACCGAGGATATGAAGTTTGGGCTTTGCCAAATCGTGGTTATGGAATATCAATGCTTCAAACGTTGAATTTATTGGAAGACTATGAAATTAAACACATGGGATATGGTAGTGCTAGTTACTTACATTTATTGGTTGAAGCAAAAAAAATAGCTGGCAATGATGGTGCGAAATTACATGGAAATACAAAAATAAAAGGAAGTGAAGTAGATAAATTAATTTCTAAAAAGTATGCTTCTAAAAATAGATTATTGATGGATGAAAAGAAAGTTTCCACCCCACTCGGTATTAATCATAAGATAGAAGGTGGGAATTCAATATATCTTACCGTAGCAGATAAAGAGGGGAACATTGTGTCTTTATTTCAAAGTAACTATAAGGGTTTAGGTTCGGGTATCGCCCCAAAGGGAATGGGTTTTGTTTTGCAAAACAGGGCTGCTTCTTTCTCATTAACTGAAGGGCATACTGGTAAATATGAAGCCTCTGTTAAACCTTTTAATACGTTATCTCCGTCGTTTATTACTAAAGAAGGAGAACCTTACTTAAGCTTTGGTATAGATGGTGGGTATATGCAGTTTCTTGGTCAGGTGCAATTTGTAATAAACTTAATAGACTTTAATATGGGTTTACAAGAAGCTGGTGATGCTCCAAGAATAATGCACATTGGCTCTGAAACGATAATTAATAATGAGTTATCGGATGAATCCTCTTTGTTTGTTGAATCTGGTTTCGAATCAGAGACAATAAGAGAACTATTAAATATGGGCCATAAAGTAGAGATTAGGAATGGAGACTTTGGGGGATTTCAAGCAATATTAGTGAAAGATAGAGTGTATTACGGAGCGTCTGAATCACGAAAGGATGGTCAAGCTGCTGGTTATTAA
- a CDS encoding beta-lactamase family protein, whose product MVKKGVSLIIIIFILVGCGGEIEISTSPKSNVKSKKISSALKLMHKQNLLNGCVLVTEGNDIIFNDCFGFANFEKKDSLQVDSRFRLCGLSLQMTAMSVMILESKGLLGFNDDISKYLPELPYKGITIRHCLQHIGGLPDYMWMLEEIEKEEGELFYNKDVLELVVEKAPPVHFQPGTSWEYSELGYVLIPLIVEKISGISFRDFMQENIFSPLDMTNTLMASGTGDNKVNGYDANKKQNDFHKTNGIVGDGGVISTIEDIYKWDQALYSEKLVKREVLAEASRPYRLNNDQGKGDYGFGVYIYNYEGVITLEHGGNWLGFHNYMMRDLTNKNLITILTNQNQDPSILMAVINDILETDEEELVREEAEL is encoded by the coding sequence ATGGTAAAGAAAGGAGTTTCCCTTATAATAATAATTTTCATATTAGTAGGTTGTGGCGGAGAAATAGAGATTTCAACTTCTCCCAAATCGAATGTGAAATCAAAGAAAATTTCTTCTGCATTAAAACTAATGCACAAGCAAAACTTATTGAATGGATGTGTATTAGTCACCGAGGGGAATGATATCATATTTAATGATTGCTTTGGTTTTGCAAATTTTGAAAAGAAAGACTCTTTGCAGGTCGATTCTAGATTTAGACTTTGCGGTTTAAGTCTCCAGATGACAGCAATGTCTGTAATGATCCTAGAAAGTAAAGGCCTTTTAGGATTTAATGATGACATTTCGAAGTATCTACCTGAACTTCCGTACAAGGGAATAACAATTCGACATTGTTTGCAGCATATAGGTGGGTTGCCTGATTATATGTGGATGTTAGAAGAAATTGAGAAAGAAGAAGGGGAGCTGTTTTATAATAAAGACGTATTAGAATTAGTAGTAGAGAAGGCACCACCGGTCCACTTTCAACCAGGAACTAGCTGGGAGTATAGCGAGTTAGGCTATGTATTGATTCCTTTAATTGTAGAGAAAATATCCGGTATTTCATTCCGAGACTTCATGCAAGAAAATATTTTTTCTCCATTGGATATGACAAATACACTAATGGCTTCGGGCACTGGAGATAATAAGGTAAATGGATACGACGCGAATAAAAAGCAAAACGACTTTCATAAAACAAATGGTATTGTAGGAGATGGTGGGGTTATTTCTACTATTGAAGATATTTACAAATGGGATCAGGCGTTATATTCAGAGAAGTTGGTGAAAAGAGAAGTTTTAGCAGAGGCTTCTAGACCGTATAGATTAAATAACGACCAAGGGAAAGGAGATTATGGTTTTGGAGTGTATATATATAATTATGAGGGAGTAATTACTTTGGAGCACGGTGGAAACTGGTTAGGTTTTCATAATTATATGATGAGAGACCTCACAAATAAGAACTTAATTACAATACTTACTAAT